Below is a window of Streptomyces spongiicola DNA.
GCCCGCCCGAAGGCGGCGCTTACGGCGGGAGGTCCGCGCCGATGACCGCCTCCCTCACTCCGGCCGAACTCCGCAACGCCTTCGCCCTGCTGTCCTCGCCGGGCCTGATCCGGCTGATCACCGAGATCGACGACAACGGGCCGATCCCGCCGAGAAGGCTCGCCGGCACCCTGCCCGACCTCTCGGCGCACCACCTTCGCCGAACCACCCACGTCGGCCGCGCGCACGGTCTCGTCCGGGTCGCACCCGGCGCCGGCCTTGCCCTCACCGAGGCCGGCTCGGAGCTGGCCGACTTCTACGACGCCACCGCCCGCTGGGCCCGGCGCCACGCCTACCCGGCCGCCGTCTGCAGCTTCACCACCCGCCTCCAGCACTCCCTCAGCCTCCTGGCCGTCGCACTCGTCGCCGACCGCGCCGATGGCTCCCACCGTCCAGCAGGCGAGGGCACGCCCACCATCGAGGCCGAGGCGGGTCTGTTCAACCCGCGCGCTCTGCTGGTCCAGTGGCTGGACGCCAACCCGCAGGTCACCGTGGGCCTTGAAGCAGAGCTGGTCGCGTGAGCGGAGGCGTCACCCCCCGGCACGCCCAGCACACCGCGGGACTGCTGCGCAGCATCTACCTGCCGCGCACGGTGGACGCCCTCGCGTTCGCCATGTCCACCTACGGCATCCCGCTCCTGGTGCTGGTCACCACGCGCTCCGCGGCGTTGACGGGCCTGGCGTTCGCCCTGGAGTGGGTGCCCAGGTTGGCAGCATTCGGGTGGGCCGGCGGGATTGTTGACCGGCGCGGGGCATCAGTCGTCTTCTTCCTCGCCTCCCTCGGCCGCGCGCTGGTCGTCGCCGCCGGCGCGATCCTTCTGTACCTCCACCCGTCCGGCGCCGTGGCGAGCGTGACGGTGATGGCGCTCGCCGCCGTGACCGGGGTGCTCACCGAGTTCAGTTACATCGCGGCCGAGACCGCGGGCGCAGCCGCCGGCCGCCGAGCGGGTGGGCAGGCCCACCGTGTCCAGGCCGTGCTGCTCGGGATCGACCAGACCGCCACCCTGGCCGGCCCGGCATTGGCAGGTCTGCTGCTGCTCGCCGGACCTCCGCAGATGCTCGCGGTGATCACGGTGTTCTCGCTGCTCGCCGCGCTGCTCGCGCTGTGCACACCGCCGTCGCCGATCCCCCCGGCCCGCGCAGCGAAGGGCAACACGGGTGCGGGGCTGCTCACTGGGTGGCGGACCATTCGGTCTTTGCCCGCGCTCGGCTGGCTTGTGACCGGCCTGACCCTGTCCAACCTCGCCATCGGCTTCCTTCAGGCGGCCGGTCCGGTGATCGTCGTCAACCACTATCGGCAGTCGGCCACGGCTGTCGGTCTGGTCTGGTCTGCCGCTGCCGGAGCGACGCTCCTCAGCGTCACGCTCTGCCGGTTCGCGATCGACCGCCTGGGCCTGTGGCCGGTCGGTGCCGCCTGCGCCGCCTTCGCCTCGCTCGCCACCCTCGCCGCCGCACAGGCCCCCGACTACCTGTCCTACCTGGTCCTGGTTGCGGTCCTGATGGCCGCAGAGGGCGGCATGACGGTGGTCCTGCGCACACTGCGCTCCCGCCTGATCCCCCCGGAGAAGTTCGGCAGCACCTTGTCGGTGACCATCCTCATCCTCCTGCTGCCCTTCCCCGTCGCCGGCGTGCTCACCGCGATCACCCCGCCCGACGCGCTCGGCCACGTCATCACCGCGTGCGCCGTCCTGCAGGCCCTCGGACTGATCCCGGCCTTCGCCCGCCTGCGCACCGATCCCGCCCTGCGCACCTGACCCGTTGCGCTTCCCCAGCTTGTGGAGAACTTCCCTATGCCCGCTGCCTGCTCCAGGGCGAACCGTACGAGCGGTCGCACCATCACCGAGCAGTTCCACGCCTTCGACGCACAGAACCCTCACGTCTACCGCGCGCTGGAGCGCATGGCCGCCCGTCGCCTTGCCGCCGGCGCCACGCGCATCAGCCTCAAGGACCTCTTCGAGGACCTGCGCCGACAACTCCCGTACGGCGTCCCCGGGCTGAACAACAACTTCACCGCCCTCTACGCCAGGAAGCTGATCGCCGCGCATCCCCACTGGACCAGCGCGTTCGAGCTACGCCGCCGTCGTGCCGACTGACAGCCCGCCTTCCCGTACTGCCGTCCAACGATCCGGAGAACTCCTTCTTTGTCCGCTCGCCCCCTCCTGCTCGTCGTCGCTCCCGGCGATGAGACCTATCGCGGCTACTGCCTTGAGCAGGTGGCCGCCGCATACGACGTCGTCCTGCTGACGGGCACCGAGCCGTCATGGGAGAAGCCGTACATCGTCGACCACGCCGTCGTCGACCTCCACGACGACGCCGCGCTGCTCGCCGCGGGCCGGGCTCTGGCGGCACGCCACGAACTCGCCGGCGTTGTCACCTGGCAGGAGTGGCACCTCGTCTCCACCGCCCGCCTTGCCCGCGCGCTCGGTCTGCCCGCGAACTCCATCGAGGTGATGCGGGCCTGCCGCAACAAGGGCACCGCCCGTGCGCTGTTCGCCCGCCACGGGGTGCCGTCGGCCGCCTCGATGAAGGCCCGCACCCTGGCGGAGGCCGGACGGGCGACGGCGACCATAGGCTTCCCCGCCGTCATCAAGCCCGCCGCGTTCGCCGGCAGCATTGGCGTGATCCGCATCGACCGCCCCGAGGAACTGCCCGCCGCATTCGAGTTCGCCTCCGCCGGAGCGAGCCAGAGCCGCGAGGACACCGGTGTCCTGGTTGAGGAGTACCTCGATGGCCCGGAAGTCTCCGTTGAGTGCGTCACCCACCGCGGTGCAACCACTGCCGTCGCCGTGACCCGCAAGAGCCTCGGGCCCGCCCCGTACTTCTACGAGACCGGGCACACCGTCGATGCCACCGACCCGCTTCTCGCACAAGTCGCCCCGGTGGCCGCCGCCGCGGTCAAAGCCCTGGGGATCACCGACGGCGCGCAGCACGTCGAGATGCGCCTGGTCGGCGGCCGGCCCCGGCTGATCGAGGTCAACGCGCGCATCGGCGGCGACTTGATCGGCCACCTCGTTCGTCTCGCCACCGGCATCGACCTGCCGAAGGCCGCCGCCGATCTCGCCTGCGGCCGAACCCCGGACCTCACCCCCACTCACCGCCAGGCCGCAGGCATCCGCATGCTCTACCCGGCCGCCTCCGGCACGCTTACGCAGCGGCAGGTCAACCAGCCGTACGCCGCCCACACCCCGTGGCTGCGGCAGGTGCAGTGGATGCGACACGTCGGCGACCTGCTCCTCCTCCCTCCCAAGGGTGACCTGTTCACCGCCCGCGCCGGGTTCTACATCGTCACCGGCCGCGACACCGCCGAGGTCAATGAGCGCCTCGAGATGGCCGCCGAAGAGATCACCGTGACCACGCGGGCGGAACGATGAGCCACCAGCCCGACGCGCGCCACGACATCGACGGGAACGTCTACGTGTCCCCGCGCTACCTCGCCGCCAGCAACGGGATCGGTGACCCGGCCCTCGCCCCGCTCCTCGACCTCGGCTGGGACGTCCAGCACGACGAGGACGGCAATGTGTATGTGAGCGCGCCCGACCGGCGCGTGCGCCTGGGCTACCTGCCCGAAGGCGAGGACGACGGGCTCTGGCGGATCAACGCCTACCGCGATCCGTTCGGGCCGCCGACGTGGGGCGTCTGCTTCAACGATCGCACTCCCACCGAGTTCGTGGCCGCCTTCACCACCGCTCTCGCCACGGCGTACGAGCAGGGGCCGGACGCCTACCTCGCCAGGCCGGCCGCCGGGAGCGACGTGCACGATCCCTTCCTCGCCGTCGCCCCTCTCCTCAAGCAGCGCTGGCAGATCGACCGGCCCCGCTGGGGCGTCTTCGCGGTCCACGCGCCGGACGGGCTCGCCGGAATGAGTTCACCACCGGCGACCTCGACCCGGAAGCCGAGCTGACCACGCGCGACGCTCGCTGGCAGCTGTGGGCCGGCAAGTCCATCGACCGCCCCGCCTGGTACGCCACCGCCAGCACCGACACCCCCGTCGCCCTGCTCACCGCCGTAACGCAGTGCGTCTCCGACCCGGCCGCGCTGCCCCGTTGGCGTCAGGACACGCTCAGCTACATCCAGGGCATGGCCCAGCTCACCCCGATCCTGCCGCCCAGCCCGTCGGCCCCCACCCCGCTCGACGTGCAGCGGGCCGTCACATCCCGCCGCCCGGCCGCGCTCCCCGCGGCCAGCGTCCCGCGCTGGAGCACAACCAGCCGACCGGGCCTGCCCGGCCCGCGCCGGTAGCCGCCCCGTTGACCAAAGGATCCTCTTGTCCCTGCACGCCCCGGA
It encodes the following:
- a CDS encoding regulator translates to MTASLTPAELRNAFALLSSPGLIRLITEIDDNGPIPPRRLAGTLPDLSAHHLRRTTHVGRAHGLVRVAPGAGLALTEAGSELADFYDATARWARRHAYPAAVCSFTTRLQHSLSLLAVALVADRADGSHRPAGEGTPTIEAEAGLFNPRALLVQWLDANPQVTVGLEAELVA
- a CDS encoding MFS transporter; amino-acid sequence: MSGGVTPRHAQHTAGLLRSIYLPRTVDALAFAMSTYGIPLLVLVTTRSAALTGLAFALEWVPRLAAFGWAGGIVDRRGASVVFFLASLGRALVVAAGAILLYLHPSGAVASVTVMALAAVTGVLTEFSYIAAETAGAAAGRRAGGQAHRVQAVLLGIDQTATLAGPALAGLLLLAGPPQMLAVITVFSLLAALLALCTPPSPIPPARAAKGNTGAGLLTGWRTIRSLPALGWLVTGLTLSNLAIGFLQAAGPVIVVNHYRQSATAVGLVWSAAAGATLLSVTLCRFAIDRLGLWPVGAACAAFASLATLAAAQAPDYLSYLVLVAVLMAAEGGMTVVLRTLRSRLIPPEKFGSTLSVTILILLLPFPVAGVLTAITPPDALGHVITACAVLQALGLIPAFARLRTDPALRT
- a CDS encoding ATP-grasp domain-containing protein, whose product is MSARPLLLVVAPGDETYRGYCLEQVAAAYDVVLLTGTEPSWEKPYIVDHAVVDLHDDAALLAAGRALAARHELAGVVTWQEWHLVSTARLARALGLPANSIEVMRACRNKGTARALFARHGVPSAASMKARTLAEAGRATATIGFPAVIKPAAFAGSIGVIRIDRPEELPAAFEFASAGASQSREDTGVLVEEYLDGPEVSVECVTHRGATTAVAVTRKSLGPAPYFYETGHTVDATDPLLAQVAPVAAAAVKALGITDGAQHVEMRLVGGRPRLIEVNARIGGDLIGHLVRLATGIDLPKAAADLACGRTPDLTPTHRQAAGIRMLYPAASGTLTQRQVNQPYAAHTPWLRQVQWMRHVGDLLLLPPKGDLFTARAGFYIVTGRDTAEVNERLEMAAEEITVTTRAER